In Yersinia enterocolitica subsp. enterocolitica, one DNA window encodes the following:
- the cycA gene encoding D-serine/D-alanine/glycine transporter has product MVDQSKIVAEPLPEPEEHLQRSLSNRHIQLIAIGGAIGTGLFMGSGKTISLAGPSIIFVYMIIGFMLFFVMRAMGELLLSNLKYKSFSDFAADLLGPWAGFFTGWTYWFCWVITGIADVVAITAYAQFWFPGFSQWVASLLVVLLLLSLNLATVKMFGEMEFWFAMIKIVAIVALIFAGLTMVLMSYQSPSGTTASFTHLWNDGGMFPKGISGFFAGFQIAVFAFVGIELVGTTAAETKDPEVVLPRAINSIPIRIIMFYVFSLIMIMSVTPWSSVVADKSPFVELFVLVGLPAAASVINFVVLTSAASSANSGVFSTSRMLFGLAKEGDAPKQFGKLSRRSVPASGLTFSCICLLGGVVLIYLIPNVMTVFTLVTTVSAILFMFVWTIILCSYLVYRKRRPALHKKSIYKMPAGIFMSWVCMAFFAFVLVLLTLESDTRQALMVTPLWFVILTIGYIILKKRRTRLFDSNNN; this is encoded by the coding sequence ATGGTAGACCAATCCAAGATAGTGGCAGAGCCTTTGCCGGAACCTGAAGAGCACCTTCAACGAAGTCTCTCCAACCGCCATATTCAGTTGATTGCTATTGGCGGTGCCATAGGTACTGGCTTGTTTATGGGTTCGGGTAAAACCATCAGCCTGGCCGGGCCGTCGATCATCTTCGTTTATATGATAATCGGCTTTATGTTGTTCTTCGTGATGCGAGCAATGGGAGAGTTGCTACTCTCGAATCTGAAGTACAAATCATTCAGTGATTTTGCCGCTGACTTACTTGGCCCTTGGGCCGGATTTTTCACTGGCTGGACTTACTGGTTTTGTTGGGTCATCACCGGCATCGCCGATGTCGTCGCCATCACTGCCTATGCGCAATTCTGGTTCCCCGGCTTTTCGCAATGGGTTGCCTCATTGTTAGTGGTTTTACTGCTGTTATCTCTGAATCTGGCAACAGTAAAAATGTTCGGTGAGATGGAGTTCTGGTTCGCCATGATCAAAATTGTGGCAATCGTGGCGTTAATCTTTGCCGGTCTGACTATGGTGTTAATGAGCTATCAATCCCCATCCGGCACGACGGCCTCATTTACTCATTTATGGAATGATGGTGGCATGTTCCCGAAAGGAATCAGCGGCTTCTTTGCTGGTTTCCAGATTGCCGTTTTTGCCTTCGTCGGTATTGAATTAGTGGGGACTACCGCGGCTGAAACCAAAGACCCTGAGGTGGTATTACCGCGCGCGATTAACTCCATTCCGATCCGCATCATCATGTTCTATGTCTTCTCATTGATTATGATTATGTCCGTGACCCCCTGGAGCTCCGTGGTTGCTGATAAAAGCCCATTTGTTGAGTTATTCGTTCTGGTCGGTTTACCTGCCGCGGCCAGTGTAATCAACTTTGTGGTATTGACCTCCGCCGCCTCCTCCGCCAACAGCGGCGTGTTCTCCACCAGCCGCATGTTGTTCGGTTTGGCAAAAGAAGGTGATGCGCCAAAACAATTTGGTAAGTTATCACGCCGTTCAGTTCCCGCATCCGGCCTGACATTCTCTTGTATTTGTCTGTTGGGCGGCGTGGTGCTGATTTACCTTATCCCGAATGTCATGACCGTCTTTACTTTGGTCACCACCGTATCGGCGATTCTGTTTATGTTCGTCTGGACGATTATCCTTTGCTCGTATCTGGTGTATCGCAAAAGACGCCCGGCACTACATAAGAAGTCGATTTACAAAATGCCAGCTGGGATTTTCATGTCTTGGGTGTGTATGGCGTTCTTCGCCTTTGTATTGGTTCTGTTGACGTTGGAAAGTGATACCCGCCAGGCGCTGATGGTGACGCCATTGTGGTTTGTCATTCTGACCATCGGTTACATTATCTTGAAAAAACGCAGAACACGTCTGTTCGACAGTAATAATAACTAA
- the rutR gene encoding HTH-type transcriptional regulator RutR, whose amino-acid sequence MKLATSDTPALEIKPSRRSKAGAAKRQLIMTAALELFSLYGIHGTSLDQVAERADVSKTNLLYYFPSKEALYIAVLKDILAIWLAPLKALQADQQPIDAIRHYIALKLAVSRDHPQASRLFCLEMIQGAPLLKQELAGELKTLFDDKVLIIRRWMDDGLIAKVEPQHFIFMLWATTQHYADFSAQIEAISGKSLSDKEFFQQTVESVQQLVIGGIARRDGEE is encoded by the coding sequence GTGAAGCTAGCTACCAGCGATACACCAGCACTTGAGATAAAACCTTCTCGCCGCAGCAAAGCTGGGGCCGCGAAACGGCAACTCATCATGACTGCCGCCCTTGAGCTGTTTTCGCTTTATGGTATTCACGGCACCAGCCTGGATCAGGTCGCTGAGCGGGCTGATGTCTCAAAAACCAATCTGTTGTATTACTTCCCCTCGAAAGAGGCGCTGTATATCGCGGTGCTAAAAGACATTCTGGCCATCTGGCTCGCACCACTCAAAGCATTACAGGCAGATCAGCAGCCAATCGACGCTATTCGGCACTATATTGCCCTTAAACTAGCGGTATCTCGCGACCATCCACAAGCATCACGCCTGTTTTGTCTGGAGATGATCCAAGGCGCGCCATTGCTTAAGCAAGAGCTGGCCGGGGAGTTGAAAACCCTGTTCGATGACAAGGTCTTGATTATTCGCCGTTGGATGGATGATGGCCTGATAGCCAAGGTTGAGCCACAACATTTCATTTTCATGTTATGGGCGACAACCCAGCATTACGCCGATTTTAGTGCCCAGATTGAGGCTATTAGCGGCAAAAGTCTCAGCGATAAAGAATTCTTCCAACAGACAGTAGAGAGTGTACAACAGCTGGTGATTGGCGGCATTGCCCGCCGAGATGGCGAAGAATAG
- the rutA gene encoding pyrimidine utilization protein A gives MKIGVFIPIGNNGWLISSNAPQYMPSFELNKAIVQQAEHYQFDFALSMIKLRGFGGKTEFWDHNLESFTLMAGLAAVTSRIKIYATAATLTLPPAIVARMASTIDSISNGRFGLNVVTGWQKPEYEQMGLWPGDEYFSRRYDYLSEYVEVLQDLWGTGQSDFNGEFFQMDDCRVSPQPQTPIKLICAAQSDAGMAFSAKYADYNFCFGKGVNTPTAFAPTAARLQKAAEQAGREVSSYVLFMIIADETDELARAKWESYKTGADTEALAWLTEQSGKDTQSGADTNVRQMADPTSAVNINMGTLVGSYANVAKMMDDIATVPGTEGILLTFDDFLSGIENFGQHIQPLMNSRADIVDTLPPAAREVA, from the coding sequence ATGAAAATTGGCGTATTTATTCCTATCGGCAACAACGGTTGGTTAATTTCCAGCAATGCACCGCAGTACATGCCGAGCTTTGAGTTAAATAAAGCTATTGTGCAACAAGCTGAACACTATCAGTTCGATTTCGCCTTATCGATGATAAAACTGCGCGGATTTGGCGGCAAAACCGAGTTTTGGGATCATAATCTGGAGTCTTTCACCCTGATGGCCGGGCTGGCTGCGGTCACCTCTCGCATTAAGATTTATGCCACAGCAGCAACCTTAACCCTCCCTCCAGCCATAGTCGCGCGCATGGCTTCCACCATTGACTCTATCTCCAATGGCCGTTTTGGCCTGAATGTGGTGACCGGGTGGCAAAAACCAGAATATGAGCAGATGGGATTGTGGCCGGGAGATGAATATTTCAGTCGTCGCTATGACTATCTCTCTGAATATGTGGAAGTATTGCAAGACCTTTGGGGCACCGGGCAATCTGATTTTAACGGTGAGTTCTTCCAAATGGATGATTGCCGGGTCAGCCCGCAACCGCAAACTCCAATCAAATTAATCTGCGCGGCACAAAGTGATGCTGGTATGGCTTTTTCGGCCAAATATGCAGATTACAACTTCTGTTTCGGCAAGGGTGTGAATACCCCGACTGCCTTTGCCCCGACCGCCGCTCGCCTGCAAAAGGCGGCAGAACAGGCCGGGCGCGAGGTCAGTAGCTATGTATTATTTATGATAATCGCCGACGAAACCGACGAACTGGCCCGCGCCAAATGGGAAAGTTACAAAACCGGAGCCGACACCGAAGCACTGGCCTGGCTAACCGAACAAAGTGGTAAAGATACCCAATCGGGTGCAGATACCAATGTGCGCCAAATGGCTGACCCGACCTCTGCCGTGAATATCAATATGGGTACGTTGGTTGGCTCTTATGCCAATGTGGCAAAGATGATGGATGACATTGCCACGGTGCCGGGAACCGAGGGCATTTTGCTGACATTTGATGACTTCCTCTCTGGCATTGAAAATTTCGGTCAACATATCCAGCCATTGATGAACAGCCGCGCCGATATCGTTGACACCCTGCCACCCGCCGCACGCGAGGTGGCCTAA
- the rutB gene encoding pyrimidine utilization protein B has translation MKMVESRQSIETKPSVAPQQPVRRNPGISSNEVILNARPEPIAFPTSASALIVVDMQNAYASEGGYLDLAGFDVSATAPIITNIKRAITAARAAGIQVIFFQNGWDPQYVEAGGEGSPNWHKSNALKTMRKQPELMGKLLAKGDWDYALVDELQPQAGDIVIAKPRYSGFFNTQLDSILRAKGIHHLIFTGIATNVCVESTLRDGFFFEYFGVVLEDATHQAGPDFAQKAALYNIETFFGWVSDVETFCNCIAPSAQLSQSA, from the coding sequence ATGAAAATGGTTGAAAGCCGTCAATCGATTGAAACCAAACCGTCTGTCGCCCCTCAACAGCCAGTTCGCCGCAACCCCGGTATTAGCAGCAACGAAGTGATTCTAAATGCGCGACCAGAACCCATCGCCTTCCCTACCTCGGCTAGCGCCTTGATTGTGGTTGATATGCAAAACGCCTATGCCTCAGAGGGGGGGTATCTCGACCTGGCTGGATTTGATGTTTCAGCCACCGCTCCGATTATCACCAATATCAAACGCGCGATCACTGCCGCGCGGGCCGCCGGTATTCAGGTGATTTTTTTCCAGAATGGTTGGGATCCACAATACGTTGAAGCGGGCGGGGAAGGCTCGCCAAACTGGCATAAATCCAATGCTCTGAAGACCATGCGTAAACAACCGGAACTGATGGGCAAACTGCTGGCAAAAGGTGATTGGGACTATGCGTTAGTGGATGAATTGCAACCACAAGCGGGCGATATCGTGATCGCCAAGCCGCGTTACAGTGGATTTTTCAATACCCAACTCGACAGCATTCTGCGCGCCAAAGGGATTCATCACCTGATTTTTACCGGCATCGCCACCAATGTCTGTGTCGAGTCGACACTGCGCGACGGCTTCTTCTTTGAGTACTTCGGGGTGGTACTGGAGGATGCAACCCATCAGGCAGGGCCGGATTTTGCCCAAAAAGCGGCACTTTATAACATCGAAACCTTCTTTGGTTGGGTATCTGATGTGGAGACATTCTGCAACTGCATTGCGCCATCGGCGCAACTCAGCCAGTCGGCATGA
- the rutC gene encoding pyrimidine utilization protein C, which translates to MPKTIITPPGSGTPLAPFSPGTLADGVVYVSGTLAFDKQNNVVHIGDAAGQTRHVLETIKSVIETAGGSLDDITFNSIFLTDWQHYAAINQVYAEYFPGDKPARFCIQCGLVKPDALIEIASVAHLPR; encoded by the coding sequence ATGCCTAAGACCATTATTACCCCTCCGGGCAGTGGTACTCCCCTCGCCCCTTTTTCGCCCGGCACCCTTGCCGATGGCGTGGTGTACGTGTCCGGCACCTTGGCTTTTGATAAGCAGAATAATGTGGTGCATATAGGTGATGCTGCGGGGCAAACCCGCCATGTGTTGGAAACAATTAAAAGTGTGATTGAGACTGCGGGTGGTTCGCTGGATGACATCACTTTTAACTCTATTTTTCTTACTGACTGGCAGCATTACGCCGCCATTAATCAGGTTTACGCCGAATATTTCCCCGGTGATAAACCGGCCCGCTTTTGTATTCAATGCGGTTTGGTCAAACCCGATGCCCTGATTGAAATCGCGTCAGTAGCGCATCTGCCACGCTAA
- the rutD gene encoding pyrimidine utilization protein D: protein MYFEITGQNSPAAKTVVLSAGLGGSGRFWQPQLSALGQHFRVITYDQYGTGRSAGVIPSGYTLADMADELADLLASQHIERYHFVGHALGGMIGLQLALSHPQCVERLVAINSWPVLDSQTRRCFHVRQDLLLNSGVAAYVRAQPLFLYPADWLSRNTLLLEQEEVQQIAHFQGMENLLRRLNALMNADFRSVLPHITTPTLALCATDDLLVPYPCSQALAELLPDGEWAQMSYGGHAMSVTNSEQFNGILLSYLLMDTGIAKCELALNQSNTSAIHL, encoded by the coding sequence ATGTATTTCGAGATAACCGGTCAGAATTCGCCAGCCGCTAAAACAGTGGTTTTGTCTGCGGGACTGGGCGGCAGTGGCCGCTTTTGGCAGCCCCAGTTGAGTGCGTTGGGTCAGCACTTTCGAGTGATAACTTACGATCAATATGGCACTGGGCGCAGTGCTGGTGTGATCCCCTCGGGCTACACGTTGGCTGATATGGCGGACGAATTGGCGGACTTATTAGCCAGCCAACATATTGAGCGCTATCACTTTGTCGGTCACGCATTGGGCGGAATGATAGGTTTGCAACTGGCATTGTCGCATCCTCAGTGTGTAGAGCGGCTGGTGGCTATCAACAGCTGGCCGGTGCTTGATAGCCAAACACGGCGTTGCTTCCATGTGCGGCAAGATTTACTGCTCAACAGTGGTGTAGCCGCTTATGTTCGCGCCCAGCCGTTGTTTCTCTATCCAGCAGATTGGCTATCACGCAATACCTTGCTGCTTGAACAGGAAGAGGTACAGCAAATTGCTCATTTTCAGGGCATGGAAAACTTATTACGCCGCCTGAACGCGCTGATGAATGCTGATTTCCGCTCGGTATTACCCCACATCACTACCCCAACACTGGCCTTGTGTGCCACCGATGATCTGTTAGTGCCATACCCTTGTTCGCAAGCTTTAGCCGAGTTATTGCCGGACGGCGAGTGGGCACAGATGAGTTACGGCGGCCACGCCATGAGTGTGACTAACAGTGAGCAATTTAACGGCATATTACTCAGTTACTTGCTGATGGACACGGGCATCGCCAAGTGCGAACTGGCGCTAAATCAATCCAATACATCAGCTATTCATCTTTAA
- a CDS encoding malonic semialdehyde reductase, whose protein sequence is MAQILTPDALATLFTEARTHNGWLDKPVEDALLKQAYHLARMGPTSANCCPARFVFICSSEAKERLKPALSSGNLAKTLQAPVTAIVAYDPVFYDALPKLFPQGDARSWFTSSPELATETAFRNSSLQAAYLIIACRALGLDTGPMSGFNNAQVDEIFLAEKGWKSNLLVNIGYGDINKLYERAPRLAFDEACQVL, encoded by the coding sequence ATGGCACAAATATTAACCCCAGATGCATTGGCAACTTTATTTACCGAAGCCCGTACCCACAATGGTTGGTTGGATAAACCGGTCGAAGATGCTCTGCTCAAACAAGCTTATCACCTGGCGCGCATGGGGCCGACTTCAGCCAACTGCTGCCCGGCGCGTTTTGTCTTTATTTGCTCATCTGAGGCCAAAGAGCGGCTTAAACCGGCACTGTCCAGTGGCAATCTGGCAAAAACTCTGCAAGCACCGGTCACTGCCATCGTCGCCTATGACCCGGTTTTTTATGATGCATTACCCAAGCTGTTTCCACAGGGTGATGCCCGCTCTTGGTTCACTTCCAGCCCAGAGTTAGCCACTGAAACCGCTTTTCGTAACAGCAGCTTACAAGCGGCATATCTGATTATTGCCTGTCGGGCCTTGGGGTTGGATACCGGCCCGATGTCAGGTTTTAACAATGCACAGGTTGATGAGATTTTTTTGGCAGAAAAAGGCTGGAAGTCCAATTTGCTAGTGAATATTGGTTATGGGGATATCAATAAATTGTATGAACGCGCACCGCGTTTGGCGTTCGACGAGGCGTGTCAGGTGCTCTGA
- the rutF gene encoding NADH-dependent FMN reductase RutF yields MQTQSLPTDSLPASSALRSVAVDKQDFRDAMARLGSAVNIITTDGPAGRAGFTASAVCSVTDTPPTLLVCLNRSASVYSVFQQNQTLCVNTLCAEHESLSNLFGGKTPMEMRFSAARWSTLVTGCPVLSGAVASFDCHITQVISVGTHDILFCQAAAVIHNDDQHGLAYFDRCYHPLMRQSR; encoded by the coding sequence ATGCAAACACAATCCTTACCAACAGATTCTTTACCTGCATCGTCAGCATTACGCAGTGTCGCCGTGGATAAGCAGGATTTCCGTGATGCTATGGCGCGACTCGGCTCGGCGGTGAATATTATCACCACTGATGGCCCGGCTGGCCGCGCCGGATTTACCGCATCGGCGGTATGCAGTGTGACCGATACCCCGCCAACCCTGCTGGTGTGCCTCAATCGCTCAGCGTCAGTCTATTCGGTGTTTCAGCAAAATCAGACGTTGTGCGTCAATACCTTATGTGCCGAGCATGAGTCACTGTCAAACTTGTTTGGCGGCAAAACGCCGATGGAAATGCGCTTCTCTGCTGCCCGTTGGTCAACTCTGGTCACCGGTTGCCCGGTGCTCAGTGGTGCTGTTGCCTCTTTTGACTGCCATATCACACAAGTTATTTCTGTCGGCACTCATGACATTCTGTTTTGTCAGGCTGCCGCCGTTATTCATAACGATGACCAACATGGTCTGGCCTATTTTGACCGCTGCTATCACCCGTTAATGCGCCAGAGCCGCTGA
- the rutG gene encoding pyrimidine utilization transport protein G has translation MANNWFPTWRKRSGNLDGAIIAPDERLPVGATLIMGLQHAVAMFGATVLMPLLMGFDANLAILMSGIGTLLFFLIVGGRVPSYLGSSAAFVGLVIAVTGYTGSGPNPNIALALGGIIACGAIYTLIGFIVMSIGTRWIERLMPPVVTGAVVMAIGLNLAPIAVNSVSGSSFNSWMAVVTILCIGVVAVFTKGMIQRLLILVGLILSYVIYWVVTTILGWGTPVDFGPISQAAWFGWPQFTTPVFDAHAMLLIAPVAVILVAENLGHIKAVAGMTGQNLDPYMGRAFVGDGLATMLSGSVGGTGVTTYAENIGVMAVTKIYSTLVFVAAALVAILLGFSPKFGALIHTIPGPVLGGASIVVFGLIAVAGARIWVQNKVDLSDNGNLIMVAVTLVLGAGNFALTLGNFTLGGIGTATFGAILLNALLQRRKILPKLGSDGKPLPQDG, from the coding sequence ATGGCGAATAACTGGTTTCCAACATGGCGTAAACGCAGTGGTAATCTGGATGGAGCCATTATTGCTCCTGATGAGCGTCTCCCCGTCGGCGCAACATTGATTATGGGGTTACAACATGCGGTGGCCATGTTTGGTGCTACCGTGCTGATGCCGCTGTTGATGGGGTTTGACGCCAATCTGGCGATTTTGATGTCCGGCATCGGCACCCTACTGTTCTTCCTGATTGTGGGGGGGCGGGTGCCCAGTTATCTTGGCTCCAGTGCAGCATTTGTCGGTTTGGTCATTGCCGTCACTGGCTATACCGGCAGCGGCCCTAATCCCAATATCGCTTTAGCCCTGGGCGGCATTATTGCCTGTGGGGCGATTTACACCTTGATTGGTTTTATCGTGATGAGCATCGGCACCCGCTGGATCGAGCGCTTAATGCCGCCGGTGGTCACTGGCGCGGTGGTGATGGCCATTGGCCTAAATCTGGCACCGATTGCCGTGAATAGTGTTTCCGGCTCATCTTTTAACAGCTGGATGGCGGTAGTCACTATTTTATGTATCGGTGTGGTAGCCGTATTTACTAAAGGAATGATTCAGCGCCTGCTGATTCTGGTTGGTCTGATTTTGTCTTATGTCATTTATTGGGTTGTCACCACTATTTTGGGTTGGGGAACACCAGTTGATTTCGGCCCCATCAGTCAGGCCGCCTGGTTTGGCTGGCCACAGTTTACCACGCCAGTATTTGATGCTCATGCCATGTTGCTTATCGCTCCCGTGGCCGTGATTTTAGTGGCAGAAAACCTTGGGCATATAAAAGCCGTGGCAGGAATGACCGGACAAAATCTGGATCCGTATATGGGGCGGGCTTTTGTGGGCGATGGGTTGGCAACGATGCTGTCCGGCTCGGTGGGCGGTACCGGTGTCACGACCTATGCCGAGAATATCGGCGTCATGGCAGTAACTAAAATCTATTCTACTTTGGTTTTTGTCGCCGCGGCACTGGTCGCCATTTTACTGGGTTTTTCACCCAAATTTGGCGCACTGATCCACACTATTCCGGGGCCGGTATTGGGCGGTGCCTCAATCGTGGTTTTCGGTTTGATTGCAGTAGCTGGCGCGCGTATTTGGGTACAAAACAAAGTGGATCTAAGTGATAACGGTAACCTGATTATGGTGGCCGTCACACTGGTATTAGGCGCGGGGAACTTCGCGCTAACCTTGGGTAACTTTACCCTCGGGGGCATCGGCACCGCGACTTTTGGTGCCATTTTGCTCAACGCTTTATTACAACGCCGTAAAATATTGCCGAAACTGGGGAGTGATGGTAAGCCCTTGCCGCAAGATGGTTAG
- a CDS encoding N-acetylneuraminate epimerase has protein sequence MTQIYHQYKKKLSTKVILLSALTLCITFSLPYANAERYPDVPVAFKYGTGDRVDNHLYVGLGSAGQSWYRLDTDKASSGWQKIADFPGQPREQAVTVALSGKLYVFGGVGKNSASDTQVRALDDVYQYDPQTNQWQRLATRAPRGLVGTAATTLNGTQALLLGGVNKAIFDGYFTDLAAAGGNETQKNAVVNAYFDQAPADYFYNRDVLMYDPAKNQWKSGGQVPFLGTAGSAITAKKGDLILINGEIKPGLRTAAVWQGKTQGTELKWQQRPDLIGAEKGAVQEGLAGAFAGVSHDVVLVGGGANFPGSWQQFNAGQLYAHQGLKKQWQQPIYALVDNQWQVAGKLPQPLAYGVSIQDKDKVILLGGETSDGVATSAVTQLSWQGGKLHLE, from the coding sequence ATGACTCAGATATACCACCAATATAAGAAAAAATTGAGTACAAAAGTCATCCTATTGAGCGCGCTGACTCTTTGCATCACGTTCTCGCTACCTTACGCCAATGCCGAACGCTATCCGGATGTACCTGTTGCCTTTAAGTATGGGACGGGCGATCGGGTTGATAACCATTTATATGTTGGCTTAGGTAGCGCCGGTCAATCGTGGTATCGCCTTGATACGGATAAAGCCAGCAGTGGTTGGCAGAAAATAGCTGACTTCCCAGGGCAGCCTCGTGAACAGGCTGTCACTGTAGCATTAAGCGGTAAGCTGTATGTTTTTGGTGGCGTGGGTAAAAATAGCGCCAGTGACACGCAGGTACGTGCGCTGGATGATGTGTATCAATATGATCCACAAACTAATCAGTGGCAACGGTTGGCAACGCGAGCGCCGCGCGGCTTGGTGGGTACCGCCGCAACCACATTGAATGGCACTCAGGCGTTGCTGCTGGGGGGCGTCAATAAAGCTATTTTCGACGGCTACTTCACGGATCTGGCCGCTGCGGGCGGCAATGAAACCCAGAAAAATGCAGTTGTTAATGCGTATTTTGACCAGGCTCCGGCAGACTATTTCTATAACCGCGATGTGCTGATGTATGACCCAGCTAAAAATCAGTGGAAAAGTGGCGGGCAAGTACCATTTTTAGGTACGGCTGGGTCAGCTATCACCGCTAAAAAGGGTGATTTGATATTAATAAATGGTGAAATTAAACCCGGATTACGCACGGCAGCGGTATGGCAGGGCAAAACGCAGGGCACAGAGCTGAAATGGCAACAGCGACCAGATTTGATCGGCGCTGAAAAAGGCGCGGTGCAAGAAGGGCTGGCAGGGGCTTTTGCGGGTGTGAGCCATGATGTGGTACTGGTAGGCGGTGGGGCCAATTTCCCCGGTTCATGGCAACAATTCAATGCGGGGCAGTTATATGCCCATCAAGGGCTAAAAAAGCAGTGGCAACAGCCCATTTATGCGCTGGTGGATAATCAATGGCAGGTGGCAGGCAAATTACCTCAGCCGCTGGCTTACGGCGTATCCATTCAAGATAAAGATAAAGTGATTTTGCTGGGAGGAGAAACAAGCGACGGTGTTGCAACCTCAGCAGTGACTCAGCTCTCCTGGCAAGGTGGCAAGCTGCATCTTGAATAA
- a CDS encoding helix-turn-helix domain-containing protein — translation MNLYRIRELRQARAWSQEQLAELCSLNVRTIQRIENGEQASLETLSAIAAVMELKVSELYSPDTSQPPETSGEAVDQRVVDAREAVENEMSFLRQLLRAVILCSILFVINWFTSPSYMWAWWVVLGLGIPLGLRAINLFLLGNWMARWQQKRLQKKLRNL, via the coding sequence ATGAATCTTTATCGTATTCGTGAATTACGCCAGGCACGGGCCTGGTCACAAGAGCAATTAGCCGAGCTTTGCAGCCTTAACGTCCGCACTATTCAGCGTATAGAGAATGGTGAGCAAGCTAGCCTTGAAACCTTGAGTGCTATTGCCGCGGTGATGGAATTGAAAGTCAGCGAACTCTACTCTCCCGATACCAGTCAACCACCAGAAACTTCTGGCGAAGCGGTTGACCAGCGCGTAGTGGATGCGCGTGAGGCCGTTGAAAATGAAATGTCTTTTTTGCGCCAATTACTGCGGGCGGTGATCCTGTGCTCAATATTATTCGTGATTAACTGGTTTACCTCTCCAAGCTATATGTGGGCCTGGTGGGTTGTGCTGGGATTAGGTATCCCATTAGGTTTAAGAGCGATAAATCTATTCTTGCTCGGCAATTGGATGGCGCGCTGGCAGCAAAAACGCCTACAAAAGAAGTTACGTAATTTGTAA
- the wrbA gene encoding NAD(P)H:quinone oxidoreductase: protein MAKILVLYYSMYGHIETLASAIAEGAQKVDGVEVTIKRVPETMPADAFAKAGGKTDQKAPVATPQELADYDGIIFGTPTRFGNMAGQMRTFLDQTGGLWASGALYGKVASVFASTGTGGGQEHTITSTWTTLAHHGFIIVPIGYGATELFDVSQTRGGTPYGATTIAGGDGSRQPSAEELAIARFQGEHVAKITAKLAR from the coding sequence ATGGCGAAAATTCTAGTGCTTTATTATTCCATGTATGGACATATCGAGACACTTGCCAGCGCAATTGCCGAAGGTGCCCAAAAGGTTGACGGTGTTGAAGTGACCATTAAGCGCGTGCCGGAAACCATGCCCGCAGATGCTTTTGCCAAAGCCGGTGGTAAAACTGATCAGAAAGCACCAGTAGCAACACCACAAGAGTTGGCCGATTACGATGGCATCATTTTCGGTACGCCAACCCGCTTTGGTAATATGGCCGGGCAGATGCGTACATTCCTTGACCAAACTGGCGGGCTGTGGGCATCGGGCGCACTGTACGGCAAAGTCGCCAGTGTATTTGCTTCTACCGGTACGGGCGGCGGGCAAGAACACACCATCACCTCAACCTGGACCACATTAGCCCACCACGGTTTTATTATTGTGCCGATCGGCTATGGCGCTACAGAATTGTTTGATGTTTCGCAGACCCGCGGTGGCACGCCTTATGGCGCTACCACTATTGCTGGTGGTGATGGTTCCCGCCAGCCAAGCGCTGAGGAGCTCGCCATCGCCCGTTTCCAGGGCGAACATGTGGCGAAGATTACCGCGAAATTAGCCCGTTAA